In the genome of Hevea brasiliensis isolate MT/VB/25A 57/8 chromosome 14, ASM3005281v1, whole genome shotgun sequence, the window TCTCATATTAAAGCTACAGAAATCAAATTAATTTCTGCATAATATATGTTCAGAAACATTGCAAACGTAAAGTGACATGCAGATAAAAAGGCCAGAGCTTTCAAAATACTTCTAGGAACCAATATAACCAAACTGCAATTCTCTAATTACAGATCCAGTGGCCACTATACTGCATACCTTGATGTCATAAGTTGAATCAATTTGAAAATTAACATCTGGTCTATACTCATAGCCATCTTGTTCTGTTTCCTCAGGATCAAATCCAAAATATTCTGCCCATTTCCTCAGCTTCTCATCCATTCTATCGGATAACGAGTCAGAACTCTCATCTATGCCCTCCAAACCATCACCTTCCCAACTATCTCCTTCATTCCGTATGGAACCAGTCCTGTTGCGAGTGTTTGCAAGTCTGTCAAGCTTTTGGAAAAAGGAGTCAGTAGCTGAGCTGCTCCCAGAAATGCCACCAAATATCCGGTGCTCAAACTCATCACGTGACTCAAAAGAATTAGGACTTTCTTTATCATCAATTCTATCACCTATCCAAATGCCCAAAGAATAAAAACACAACAATCCAAATTAACAGATGACTCTACCTGATTTAAGCTAcataagagaaaatggaaaataaaatgaagcattgtaaacaactttaaaaaaggaTAAATAATCAAATATGAACATAATATAAGTCATTTGTGAGAATCTTATAAGCAAGTCCTCCCTAAATGATTACATTACGTAAAGAAATTGTAATTACAAGCACTTTGTACAGAATCAAGTCAAACTGCAGAATTAGAATCGTTAGTTCATAGTTTTAAACAATTCCCATGTTTGGAATAAAAGAAAATTGTTGCAAATGAAAATCCATTTCTCTAAAAACTCAGAATTAAAAATTCAGCAAATTGTGATGGTATTTCTAATTGCTTTCAAAGCAAATGGAATTTGTAGTACCCACACTAAAATTCTACGCACTAACCAAAATAGCCAATATAATCAAAACAAAACCAATTCTCCTAGCAACCCCCCTATCATCCACATATTTGATTTTAGTTCCAAGCAGGCAAGCACAAGATTCAAAATCCAATTACTTAAAAAATTGTTCCAAAACATAAGAAACGCAActctaattataaataatttccaCACTATGGTCTAAGAATTCCATTTCCaatagaattagttttaaaattaacAGCTCCAAAATAGCAAGCAGCAAAGTAAAGAATCACCAACAGATAAATAAATAGCTGAACCTGAAGTAGCATTTGTAGAGAGAGGTTTAACGAAATGGGGAGTGAGTCTTCGGACAGAAAAGTAACTGATAATGGATCGCAACGCAACGCCACCTGTTCTTATCATTTCTTCTACCAGAAATTTTCGAGAAATTGCTTCAATTCTATCAGTAGCTTCTTCGCAGACTAGCAATGGCCAGAGGTGAAAAGAACGTAGTGATCCGACTGGGGAAGTTgtctctcttcaattttctctctcCCACTTTCCGATTTGAGCCGCAATAAGCTTACCGGAATTTGTGGAGGTACCGGCGACGAAGGTGGAGTTGTGAGTCGAAAAAGGAGAACGCTTTCAGCAAGCTGCTCTTCTCAGCTCCAGTCTCTCTATAAGGCTCAATGGCTCATCCAACGGTCTAAAGTATTAACCTACAATGAAAGGCCGAGatcatttttattttcctttttttttcgttttttttcacaaattcatttttatcttctttcttttcttttctagtttcttttttttttcatttttcaattttctatttttaaaattttctattaaattttatcttcttttttttatttttatatctctttttattttaattttagaaaagcAAAATCAAaagtcaaataattaattaataatttgccctaaataatttattttattcttgGTTGAGTcctcaaataattaattaacccAATTAGTTTATAAAAATATTGTTAagccaatatttttatttaataaccaTTAAAATAGTAAtgattaaatataaattcaattgctAGTGAGCTTAAAATGTATTaaaaaaatgtgatttaatttgatttaatggtTAAAAGAAAACTATTACGTGCTTCCGTGTATACCATCACTCACATGTGAATCACATCCCCAATTCATAGAAATTAAATTTATGTGAACTCACATGTGAAACAAATTACCACAGTAACTGTAAcactccaaatttttaaatttattattttgtgagtaatattaatattttattttatttaaattttagaaaattatttgaaatttttcgaattttagaaatcgagtttgatttcccaaaaatataaaactttgatgatttttaaaaactaatttaaagaaCACatggtaaaattaaaaatatatttggagtctacgaatttttctgagttttctagaattttttcagaatttttaggcctcgttttcggtcccaaagcagagtaaaaatttaaaattttgtatcctgactCAGACcagtcgaatcgaaccgaaccggatcggaccgttcaaatcggaccggccttttcttttattcttcttcttcccttccccgcgcgtcccgtccctcttcctctctctgccgttttctctctcctccctcctccccacgccACGCCGCTGCCACTcagccctccccacctcgccaAGTACGCCTGACCTTCCCCACCGTGCGTGGCCTTCGAGCGACAACGACGCGCAAAAGGCCACGACGACGCCATTCGCCGTTCGGAAATCCgatcgatccggccaccgattgggccgggtcttgtgtcaaacaccatctacacctcgagatctttccatagacaccaagaacaccaaaatctatcgagcggtttgtacaatttttgtctgggaagttttaacccatttcgacttttgggctagatttctcgcaaaccgtgaaccccacgagaaaactgagagaaccagagcgctccactcgtcgagagcttcgcggcaatataaatttcaaattttttcgacatcgtttttcggtgggtaccacgaaacttcgtagtgttttttcgagtattaaatgagcttataaaattccgtaaaaattatatactaacccccgtgttgtgggcttcgtgtaggtaccttcaattcgggaaattcgacggttgcccgggtctgtgaatttcaggccagacagaccggctactgaAAAAGCcttggaattggatcgagattttcgTTCCCCATCGTTGTCAGACGTTCCGAGCACGTTtccggagtcggaatcggcataggtaaacccgaaccttactttttcgtgatttttagtgcttgaattggattgaaaattcataaaatattcatggtagctcagaaaattataattctttttacaTTAGCATAGAAATATTGCTAAGGATttcagggcaaagttttagaatttttagaactcatttgggtagtttttgcaagagggttaaattatgaggactaaactgtaattttacatgtttgtaattgatgactatttggatgggcccaagaggggctgtgtgatgtgattgagttgtggatatataatttatggatatagaagtgtgttttaagcctttttgcaggttgggttggtctaggtataggggagactctgccggattttaggtacgacttaggacatatttgatattttcttggtttgtattgagtcaattgtattaaattattgtaataaaattgtcaggtgagccgggacagccttcctcctccgtccagccgccacagtgacttcggttaaatcagtgagtaaaatattaattttaattgtaatttcgatattattatatgttcaagcatgcccatgcatcacttatatgtatatatttatgtagttaaactctatacatgttttatgttgcattcacaactgttaaagtgtcatggatgttgttgtggtaatttggagtagtgtgtgtgagttggcgtgcgtgtggtgtagttttggctatggacaggacgggtagacatggcttgagatcttcgctgggacctggtccttcggggtagacacggcttgaattcttcgctaggaccccgatttagtttattaagcgaaagtccgagcTTGACTTCTTCGCTGGCACAATTTGGATTAAGAGGattgtataagggatcagcttccatatatgtattgattaacattatcgggtgtgtgagtgctccaaattacctttttgctgttataatgtaaaaatattgccgatgttgcatttcactctacagggtgcattagctttagatagttatagagattatggttaaaattgatattttactctctgagttgaacgctcactcctgttcattatttttccaggctacaggaggatatttgttgtggttaacctgcttttcttcttcgcaggtcgttcatttatgtttgtgtaattctgttaactcctataatttccgcatgtgttagaaatattcatttgatttgggtctgtaatataattaccatgttaaacctgtaaacttattattatatgcatgtatgttgaaCTGGATAAGGGAGCTGaacttctatttatttttatgacatatgagtatgtggagagtgagctgagctcccgaattgattatatattatgtttacagatcgggtgagtcaaaaactccctgttgaaaggtccattttatggccgaactctgtctagttgaattcttgaaattggacccAAATGGACCTTAAAATTGAGTTAAGGAATAtttaggcttactacggacctCGGAGGCTTTAGGCGAACCCAGATCCCAAtactggtccggcccataggttatgTCGTGACGGTAACTACTTATGATTATTTCTTTTCCAACCATTTCGAACAGAAAAATTGATCACAAAATGATGCTGCTTCTTTTCACTATTTTCCACCCTTTTAAAATAGtagatttttaattatatatcttTTACTTGATTTTAGAATACAAGATAGTGTGCGAGGCACTACGATACCATCATAGTTATATGCCTTCATTCATTTTAATCTAATCTTGCTTCGGTTTTCAGATGGTGAGCACAAGGAACAAACGCTTGCAAGCTATAAATGTCATCTTGAGGTAATATATACATGCTAAGGAATAAGTTACAATGACAGGGCTCTTGACTGAAACTCTACTTCACCCTCCAACAACTCATCCTGCGCAGCCCCACCCTTTCCCTGCAAAGCCAATGTTAGTTACGTTAGCGCTGCAAAAGAACACCAGGGGAACAAAAATCAAATCACAAGTTTCATCACAGCACATTTTCATAAGAAACAATAACTAAATCTTAATCTCAAACTAGTAGGAGTCAACCATATGAATCTTTTTTGCCATTCAGCTAAGTTGAACATCAGGTTTGCAACAATATCTAAAATTTGCAAATCTTGTTATACTACTTTCCTCCATGTCATCCTAGGCCTCCCTCTTCCCCTTCTCCCTCTTTCCCCTGCTGACTTATAACACTTCCGTCCTGGGACATTTAATTCTCTGCCATTATCACATTTtcataagaaaaatgaggaaagaAAAACAATCGTCAAAAGTAGGCCATTCTCCCTGGGAGTAAGAGATTTGCAAGGGGAATATGAGGCCCAGTCGCAATAATTGAAGCTTGGTACCCACTTCCCAACCAAACCAAAAGAACTCTTGgggctatttgactaaattttaAATGCTACGAGAAGTCCGTATTGCATAGAAGAGCATATTGATGATGCACTAACCAAAGATCCATCTCAAATTTGTAATTCCATTCAACTGCATTTCTCTTTTAGGATCCTTACCCATGGGGTCGGAAGGGAAGAGCACCGTTGGATAAACAGTTTTCTTCCATTCACTAATAAGACCTCTATCACATGTTTGTTCACCATTGAAGGCCCCATGACTTTACAATCTCAAGTCTTCCAAACATACAGGCCATCAACTGTATTAACATAGCAGTAAAATTGGCAGCCAGCTCTTTTGTTACAATGACAttcttaaattataatataaatgtatggaaaaataatgatgatgatgataatatAACCAATATAATTCAAGTGGGGAAAGAGGGGTGCATATATTGCATAGGGGTGCATTTATTGCATACCATAAATTCTTTCAACTTTGTTTCATGAAGATTACACCCCAATGCAACATCCTCATGAAGAATTTTTGCTCCACATCCTGGCGCATCAACTGATCCAACAGCCTCTTCATCAACCAAAACTGTGCTAACAAAACTGTTTCCTGTCTTCTTGTCTGGAATCTGAGCATTAGGAGAACCAAAAATGCCTCTTAAGCATACTAAAAAACttttattgaaaatttgaagtaCCATCAGAGTTAGCATCAAGAGTAGTACTCTTTTTGCCTTTTTAAAACTTATTTCTGAATAGAGGTAAATAAGCAGGTTCATTAAATCTCTCTATGCAAACTCAGAACAATTACCAATATGCCAATGCCACCATCCACAGctttataagaaaaacaaaaaggTGGCACAAGCAGTTATTTCTCCATTTATACAAGAAACAAATGGTCCACTAACTCTTTCACAGTGAAAAGCAAACAGCATCACTTGCATGTCAATGATTAAACAGCGAAATAGAATTAGCTAACCTCATACATTGCTTCAGTGAGA includes:
- the LOC110634739 gene encoding uncharacterized protein LOC110634739; translation: MIRTGGVALRSIISYFSVRRLTPHFVKPLSTNATSGDRIDDKESPNSFESRDEFEHRIFGGISGSSSATDSFFQKLDRLANTRNRTGSIRNEGDSWEGDGLEGIDESSDSLSDRMDEKLRKWAEYFGFDPEETEQDGYEYRPDVNFQIDSTYDIKDLDLRKPGVRKPVKRPEFKVTTEEVLRKADFRNVEFLANFITEAGIIIKRSQTGISAKAQRKVAREIKTARAFGLMPFTTMGTKSFVFGKTMEHLDRDFAYASVNDQVEDDANVDPQEN